In Streptococcus parasuis, the following proteins share a genomic window:
- a CDS encoding DNA cytosine methyltransferase, whose protein sequence is MTNSVSSRQQEKFAIAAFFSGVGGIELGFEQTNEFRVVYANEFDKYARQTYQLNYPDTYLDGRDIHAVLPEEIPSETVDVIVGGFPCQAFSIAGYRKGFEDDRGDLFFELLRMIEAKKPKAIFVENVKNMVSHDHGNTFKVIREALTENNYFIKWKVLNGKDYGNIPQNRERIYIVGFDNKEAYEKFEFPEEIKLTTGLQDVIDFGAKPEENYYYRQGKQPFFEELKHAVTSQDTVYQWRRQYVRENKNGVVPTLTANMGTGGHNVPLILTDTGEIRKLTPKETFNVQGYPKTFKIPEGVSNGQLYKQAGNSVVVPVIKRIADKIAEAMKTTKGISQLERTGNVAIIYTKMNGQFEGQSYVKDFVENYDEAIAKLDGYNDGLGILSDEDYLRLVKKGGHLEFYSIAVTNN, encoded by the coding sequence ATGACAAATTCTGTAAGTTCACGCCAGCAGGAGAAGTTTGCTATTGCAGCATTCTTTTCTGGTGTTGGTGGAATTGAGTTGGGCTTTGAGCAGACCAACGAGTTCAGAGTGGTGTATGCCAACGAATTTGATAAGTATGCCAGACAGACTTATCAGTTGAATTACCCAGATACTTATCTGGATGGGCGTGATATTCACGCAGTATTGCCAGAGGAAATTCCTTCGGAAACAGTCGATGTGATTGTTGGAGGTTTTCCTTGTCAGGCCTTTAGTATTGCAGGGTACCGCAAGGGGTTTGAAGATGACCGAGGCGACCTTTTCTTTGAGTTGCTTCGTATGATTGAAGCCAAGAAACCCAAGGCGATTTTTGTCGAGAATGTGAAGAACATGGTTTCACATGACCACGGGAATACCTTCAAGGTTATCCGTGAAGCCTTGACCGAGAACAATTATTTCATCAAGTGGAAAGTGTTGAACGGCAAGGATTATGGCAATATTCCGCAAAATCGCGAAAGGATCTATATTGTTGGTTTTGATAATAAGGAAGCCTACGAAAAATTCGAGTTTCCAGAGGAGATTAAGTTGACCACTGGGCTTCAAGATGTTATTGATTTTGGGGCAAAACCAGAGGAAAATTACTATTATCGTCAAGGGAAACAGCCCTTCTTTGAAGAGTTGAAGCACGCTGTGACCAGTCAAGATACGGTTTACCAATGGCGACGCCAATATGTCAGGGAAAACAAAAATGGTGTTGTACCAACTTTAACAGCAAATATGGGAACAGGTGGACACAATGTTCCCCTCATTTTGACAGATACTGGGGAAATTCGCAAGCTGACACCAAAAGAAACCTTTAACGTTCAAGGTTATCCCAAGACCTTTAAAATTCCAGAAGGTGTATCCAACGGCCAGCTCTATAAACAGGCTGGAAACAGCGTTGTTGTACCAGTTATCAAGCGGATTGCAGATAAAATTGCTGAAGCAATGAAAACTACCAAAGGTATATCACAGTTGGAGCGAACAGGAAATGTTGCGATTATCTATACCAAGATGAATGGTCAGTTTGAAGGACAGTCCTATGTGAAAGATTTTGTTGAGAACTATGACGAAGCAATAGCTAAGTTAGATGGGTACAATGACGGTTTAGGAATTTTGTCAGATGAAGACTATTTACGCTTGGTCAAAAAAGGCGGTCACTTGGAATTTTATAGCATTGCCGTTACGAATAATTAA